In Phragmites australis chromosome 17, lpPhrAust1.1, whole genome shotgun sequence, the following are encoded in one genomic region:
- the LOC133897641 gene encoding uncharacterized protein LOC133897641 codes for MPDAIPACFRAAAVAPGGRASAAASSGSGSGAGTSLATSVYETRLGLAALSWSRAALGLALRAVLRVSAPSPSAASDYDDGEVEYDGEEEEATVAVRVRPWLLWRRRGSKRFHVRDRRVDLAWDLSRARFPSSGSPEPSSGYFVAVVVDGEMAVVAGDMVEEAYRKTKARRPPGPCPILISRREHVSMRDGNNGRGHRTCVTVRGKEREISVDLVSRGQGQGQGQGKERDKVDVGMSVSVDGERVLHVRRLRWKFRGSEKVDLGGGDRVQVSWDLHNWLFPARETSPPDAAAAVAPPPAHAVFIFRFELGSGGGEEPDSSEVKEKELLDKAGRGGGWAGYVGRWGRGDWSESSSNGENRRKRGQARRLAKASSSSSASSSSASWASSSTIMDWASPEEAELQRGDGFSLLVYAWKN; via the coding sequence ATGCCCGACGCGATACCGGCCTGTTtccgcgcggcggcggtggcgcccgGTGGCCGGGCGTCGGCCGCGGCGTCGTCGGGGTCCGGCTCCGGGGCGGGGACCAGCCTCGCCACGTCGGTCTACGAGACGCGCCTAGGCCTGGCCGCGCTGTCCTGGTCGCGCGCCGCGCTCGGGCTCGCCCTCCGCGCCGTGCTCCGCGTCTCCGCGCCGTCCCCCTCCGCGGCGTCCGACTACGACGACGGCGAGGTGGAGTacgacggggaggaggaggaggcgaccgtAGCCGTGCGCGTACGGCCGTGGCTGctctggcggcggcgcgggtCGAAGCGGTTCCACGTGCGCGACCGCCGGGTGGATCTCGCGTGGGACCTCTCCCGTGCGCGGTTCCCGTCCTCGGGCTCGCCGGAGCCGTCGTCTGGGTACTTCGTCGCCGTCGTGGTGGACGGCGAGATGGCAGTCGTCGCGGGGGACATGGTGGAGGAGGCGTACAGGAAGACGAAGGCGCGGCGGCCGCCTGGCCCGTGCCCCATCCTCATCTCCCGCCGCGAGCATGTGTCCATGCGCGACGGGAACAACGGCCGCGGGCACAGGACCTGCGTCACCGTCCGCGGCAAGGAGCGGGAGATCTCGGTGGATCTCGTGTCGCGCGGGCAGGGGCAGGGGCAGGGTcaggggaaggagagggacaAGGTCGATGTCGGCATGTCAGTCTCCGTCGACGGCGAGCGCGTGCTCCACGTCCGCCGGCTGCGCTGGAAGTTCCGCGGCAGCGAGAAGGtggacctcggcggcggcgaccgcgTCCAGGTCTCCTGGGACCTCCACAACTGGCTCTTCCCCGCGCGCGAGACGTCGCCCCcagacgccgccgccgcggtcgCTCCCCCGCCCGCGCACGCCGTGTTCATCTTCCGCTTCGAgctcggcagcggcggcggcgaagagcCTGACTCGTCTGAGGTCAAGGAGAAGGAGCTGCTCGACAAGGCCGGGAGAGGCGGTGGCTGGGCCGGCTACGTTGGTAGGTGGGGCAGAGGGGACTGGAGCGAGAGCAGCAGCAATGGCGAGAACCGGAGGAAGAGAGGGCAAGCGCGGAGGTTGGCGAAGGCGAGCTCCTCGTCGTCGGCGTCCTCATCCTCCGCGTCCTGGGCGAGTAGCTCGACGATCATGGACTGGGCTAGCCCCGAGGAGGCCGAGCTGCAGCGCGGCGACGGCTTCTCCCTTCTCGTCTACGCCTGGAAGAACTAG
- the LOC133897463 gene encoding Golgi SNAP receptor complex member 1-1-like, with protein sequence MEASSWDALRKQARRLEAQLDDQMIAYRKLVSMKSDGSENDIESDIERSLKQLQQVNSQMQTWVSSGGSEVLSHTLTRHMEILQDLTQEFYRLRSSLRVKQQHASLLDLRDFDRAKFDAEEASDSADQALLREQAAISRSSGQMDNVISQAQATLGSLMTQRSTFGGITTKISNVSSRLPTINHVLASIRRKKSMDTIILSLVASVCAFLIFIYWLSK encoded by the exons ATGGAGGCGTCTTCCTGGGACGCCCTTCGCAAGCAG GCGAGGAGGTTGGAAGCTCAGTTAGATGACCAAATGATTGCATATCGTAAGTTGGTTTCTATGAAATCGGATGGTTCAGAGAACGATATCGAGTCAGATATAGAAAGATCACTGAAGCAACTACAGCAAGTAAATTCTCAAATGCAAACTTGGGTATCATCAGGAGGTTCCGAAGTTCTTTCTCATACACTGACTCGCCATATGGAGATTTTGCAAGACCTTACTCAG GAATTCTATCGGCTTCGATCAAGCCTCAGAGTGAAGCAACAACATGCCTCCCTCCTTGACTTGAGAGATTTTGACAGAGCAAAGTTTGATGCTGAAGAGGCATCAGACTCAGCTGATCAAGCTCTTCTCCGAGAACAAGCTGCAATTAGCAGGAGTTCTGGACAG ATGGATAATGTTATATCACAAGCCCAAGCAACACTAGGTTCCCTCATGACTCAACGATCAACATTTGGTGGCATTACTACAAAGATAAGCAACGTTAGCAGCCGACTTCCTACG ATTAACCATGTCCTCGCGTCCATCAGAAGAAAGAAATCTATGGACACCATCATTCTTTCGCTCGTCGCGTCTGTGTGCGCGTTTCTTATTTTCATCTACTGGCTGTCAAAATAG
- the LOC133897322 gene encoding probable CCR4-associated factor 1 homolog 7 yields the protein MATPAEEKPDEVEIREVWADNLEAEFAVIRDIVDDYPYVAMDTEFPGVVCRPLGTYKSAAEFNYATLKANVDMLKLIQLGLTFSDEHGGLPALGPGGRPCVWQFNFRGFDPRTDVAAADSIDLLRRSGIDFARHAADGADARRFAELLMSSGVVMNADVRWVTFHSGYDFGYLLKLLTGTNLPDTMSGFFDLIKIYFPVIYDIKHLMRFCNSLHGGLNKLAELLDVARVGICHQAGSDSHLTALSFKKLKEAYFNGFTEKYSGVLYGLGFEGGETTSAAH from the coding sequence ATGGCGACGCCCGCCGAAGAGAAGCCCGACGAAGTGGAGATCCGCGAAGTGTGGGCGGACAACCTCGAGGCCGAGTTCGCCGTGATCCGCGACATCGTCGACGACTACCCCTACGTCGCTATGGACACGGAGTTCCCAGGCGTGGTTTGCCGCCCTCTGGGGACCTACAAGTCGGCCGCCGAGTTCAACTACGCCACGCTCAAGGCCAATGTGGATATGCTCAAGCTCATCCAGCTGGGGCTCACCTTCTCAGACGAGCACGGCGGCCTCCCGGCGCTCGGCCCGGGCGGACGCCCCTGCGTCTGGCAGTTCAACTTCCGAGGGTTCGACCCCAGGACCGACGTCGCCGCCGCGGACTCCATCGATCTGCTCCGCCGCAGCGGGATCGATTTCGCTCGCCACGCCGCGGACGGAGCCGACGcccgacgcttcgccgagctgCTCATGTCCTCCGGCGTCGTCATGAACGCTGACGTTCGCTGGGTGACCTTCCACAGCGGCTACGATTTCGGCTACCTGCTCAAGCTGCTCACCGGCACAAACCTGCCCGACACGATGTCCGGATTCTTCGACCTCATCAAGATATACTTCCCCGTCATATACGACATCAAGCACTTGATGAGGTTCTGCAATAGCCTCCACGGCGGGCTGAACAAGCTTGCCGAGCTGCTCGATGTTGCGCGGGTTGGAATCTGCCACCAGGCGGGCTCTGACTCGCATCTGACTGCGCTCTCCTtcaagaagctcaaggaggcATACTTCAATGGGTTCACCGAGAAATATTCCGGTGTGTTGTATGGGCTCGGCTTTGAGGGTGGGGAGACCACCTCCGCTGCTCACTGA